A single region of the Vagococcus teuberi genome encodes:
- the ftsX gene encoding permease-like cell division protein FtsX, translated as MISNFFRHLGSALKNLKRNGWMTIASVSAVTVTLTLVGIFLGVILNVAKIADDIKDNVDVSVFVDIGTPDNEVKELSNKLKDIKGVSKVTFSSKQDEYKKLVDKLGDTWKLFGEDENPLYDVYILTAKDAEDIPSIQKAAAALPSVSKADYGGRNSDKLFKLSKDIRLWGTIAAVFLLGVAVFLISNTIRITIISRKREIQIMRLVGAKNSYIRGPFFLEGAFIGILGSVIPVLLVTFAYPRVYVIFTKSMIANASYDLIAPGNLIWQLNALLIVVGVVIGSIGSVMSMRRFLKV; from the coding sequence ATGATTAGTAATTTTTTTAGACATTTAGGCAGTGCGTTAAAAAATTTAAAAAGAAATGGCTGGATGACAATAGCATCGGTTAGTGCTGTGACCGTAACGTTAACACTTGTAGGAATATTTTTGGGTGTCATATTAAATGTGGCGAAAATTGCCGATGATATCAAAGATAATGTCGATGTATCAGTTTTTGTTGATATTGGAACTCCTGATAATGAAGTGAAGGAATTAAGTAATAAATTAAAAGACATCAAGGGTGTGTCTAAAGTAACATTTTCGAGCAAGCAAGATGAATATAAAAAGTTAGTTGATAAATTAGGTGATACGTGGAAATTGTTTGGAGAAGATGAAAATCCGCTATATGATGTGTATATTTTAACTGCAAAAGATGCTGAGGATATCCCATCTATTCAAAAAGCGGCAGCAGCATTACCTAGTGTATCAAAAGCGGATTATGGTGGTCGAAATTCCGATAAGTTATTTAAATTATCTAAAGACATTAGACTTTGGGGAACAATTGCAGCTGTTTTCTTACTAGGTGTAGCAGTCTTCTTAATTTCTAATACCATTCGAATTACCATTATTTCAAGAAAACGTGAGATTCAAATTATGCGTTTAGTTGGAGCTAAGAATAGTTATATAAGAGGGCCATTCTTTTTAGAAGGAGCATTTATTGGTATTTTAGGTTCCGTTATCCCAGTTCTATTAGTAACATTCGCTTACCCAAGAGTTTATGTCATCTTTACGAAAAGTATGATTGCTAATGCTTCCTATGACTTAATTGCGCCAGGTAACTTAATTTGGCAATTAAATGCTTTATTAATAGTTGTTGGTGTAGTGATAGGGTCAATTGGATCAGTTATGTCAATGAGACGCTTTTTAAAAGTGTAA
- the prfB gene encoding peptide chain release factor 2 (programmed frameshift) has product MEISDIKNELSKIETKITNFRGSLDLESLEEQIAEGEYEMATPGFWDDNESAQVVIDKVNQLKSQYDTFKNTEEAYEELELLLEMVEDENDSEMQKELEEKLNQTIQIVEDYELSQLLNGEYDQNNAVLELHPGAGGTESQDWGSMLLRMYTRWAESKGFQVETLDYQAGDEAGIKSVTLLIKGYNAYGYLKSEKGVHRLVRISPFDSNSRRHTSFCSVDVMPELANDINIEVKPDDIKVDTFRASGAGGQHINKTDSAVRITHIPTGFVVSSQAQRSQLKNREQAMSMLKAKLYQLEIEKQEQEAAAIKGEQLEIGWGSQIRSYVFHPYSMVKDHRTNYEVGNTQPIMDGDIDGFIDAYLRWKL; this is encoded by the exons ATGGAAATAAGCGATATAAAAAATGAATTAAGTAAAATAGAGACAAAAATTACTAATTTTAGGGGGTCTCTT GACTTAGAATCACTTGAGGAACAAATTGCTGAAGGTGAATATGAGATGGCGACTCCTGGTTTTTGGGATGATAACGAATCAGCTCAAGTTGTTATAGATAAAGTCAATCAGTTAAAATCACAATATGATACTTTTAAAAATACAGAAGAAGCCTATGAAGAATTAGAACTTTTACTTGAAATGGTTGAAGATGAAAATGATAGTGAGATGCAAAAAGAATTAGAAGAAAAATTAAATCAAACGATTCAAATTGTTGAAGACTACGAGTTATCTCAATTATTAAATGGTGAGTACGATCAGAATAATGCTGTATTAGAGCTGCATCCAGGAGCAGGTGGCACTGAATCACAAGACTGGGGTAGTATGCTTCTTAGAATGTATACTAGGTGGGCTGAATCAAAAGGTTTTCAAGTAGAAACACTTGATTATCAAGCTGGTGATGAAGCTGGTATTAAAAGTGTTACGTTATTGATTAAAGGATACAATGCTTATGGCTATTTAAAATCAGAAAAAGGGGTACATCGTTTGGTGCGTATCTCGCCATTTGATTCAAACTCCAGACGACATACGTCATTTTGTTCAGTAGATGTGATGCCAGAATTAGCGAATGATATCAATATTGAAGTGAAACCGGATGATATTAAAGTTGATACATTTAGAGCAAGTGGAGCAGGTGGCCAGCACATAAACAAGACTGATTCAGCCGTTCGTATTACACATATTCCAACTGGATTTGTGGTTTCTAGTCAGGCTCAACGTTCCCAATTAAAAAATAGAGAACAAGCAATGAGCATGTTAAAAGCAAAATTATACCAATTAGAAATAGAAAAACAGGAACAAGAAGCTGCGGCAATAAAGGGCGAGCAACTAGAAATCGGCTGGGGATCGCAAATACGTTCATATGTGTTTCATCCATACTCTATGGTAAAAGATCATCGAACAAATTATGAAGTTGGAAATACGCAACCAATAATGGATGGTGATATAGATGGGTTTATTGATGCTTACCTACGTTGGAAGTTGTAA
- the rapZ gene encoding RNase adapter RapZ encodes MTDHQTDSLQLVVITGMSGAGKTVAVQSFEDMGYFCIDNLPPTLIPKFWELIKESGKITKIALVIDLRSRAFFEEIQSMLVEIENTKLVDTTVMFLDASDQELVSRYKETRRAHPLAMDGLVTDGIKKERALLEELKGEAQLVIDTTELAPRELREQIMQNFKNHDSDTFRVEMVSFGFKYGLPIDADIVMDVRFLPNPHYVEELRPLTGKDKPVYDYVMSSEMTESFYKKYEDLILDILPGYIKEGKMSLTIAIGCTGGQHRSVALTERLGSKISENYKTNITHRDMMKRKESINRS; translated from the coding sequence ATGACTGATCACCAGACTGATAGTTTACAATTAGTAGTCATTACTGGAATGAGTGGTGCAGGTAAAACTGTAGCGGTACAAAGTTTTGAAGATATGGGTTACTTTTGTATCGACAACTTACCACCAACGTTAATTCCAAAATTTTGGGAATTGATTAAAGAGTCAGGTAAAATCACTAAAATTGCATTAGTTATTGATTTAAGATCTCGAGCGTTTTTTGAAGAAATTCAAAGCATGCTAGTTGAAATAGAGAATACAAAATTAGTTGATACGACGGTGATGTTTTTGGATGCGTCAGACCAAGAGTTAGTATCACGATATAAAGAAACAAGAAGAGCCCATCCTCTTGCAATGGATGGTTTAGTAACAGATGGAATCAAAAAAGAGCGTGCCCTTTTAGAAGAGTTAAAAGGGGAAGCACAACTTGTCATAGATACAACTGAACTAGCACCAAGAGAGTTAAGAGAACAAATCATGCAAAACTTTAAAAATCATGATTCTGATACCTTTAGAGTAGAAATGGTCTCTTTTGGTTTTAAATATGGTTTGCCTATTGATGCTGACATTGTCATGGATGTTAGATTTTTACCAAACCCACATTATGTTGAGGAGCTAAGACCGTTAACTGGAAAAGATAAGCCAGTGTATGATTATGTCATGAGTTCAGAGATGACAGAATCTTTCTATAAAAAATACGAAGATTTAATTTTAGATATATTACCAGGATACATTAAAGAAGGAAAAATGAGTTTGACGATAGCGATTGGTTGTACAGGAGGTCAACATCGTTCAGTTGCCTTAACCGAGCGATTAGGAAGCAAAATTTCGGAAAACTATAAGACTAATATTACCCACAGAGATATGATGAAACGTAAGGAATCAATCAATCGTTCATGA
- the ffh gene encoding signal recognition particle protein, whose protein sequence is MAFESLTDRLQVAMSKLKKKGTVKEEDVKDMMREIRLALLEADVNLQVVRGFVKSVGERAVGVEILESLNPTQQIVKVVDEELTKVLGSEAVGLNKSPKIPTIVMMVGLQGAGKTTFTGKISNFLKQNEKARPLLIAADVYRPAAVDQLKVIGQQLDIPVFEMGTDVDPVEIVRQGLEQAKENKNDYVFIDTAGRLHIDETLMDELKRIKDFAQPNDILLTVDAMTGQDAVTVAQSFDEQLDVTGVVLTKLDGDTRGGAALSIRAITGKPIKFIGTGEKLTDIEVFHPDRMSSRILGMGDMLTLIEKAQKEYDEEKAEELAQKMRENNFDFNDFIEQLDQVMGMGPLEDLIKMIPGMNNVPGLDQLQVDPKDVARKKAIVFSMTPEERENPDLLNPSRRRRIAAGSGNSVVEVNRMIKQFNESRKMMQQMTKGNMPAGLENMMGGGVKGKLGKMAMNKMMKKNKKKMKNKNKKKKKK, encoded by the coding sequence ATGGCTTTTGAGAGTTTAACAGATCGCTTACAAGTAGCGATGAGCAAATTAAAGAAAAAAGGAACGGTAAAAGAAGAAGACGTTAAAGATATGATGCGCGAGATACGTCTTGCGCTACTTGAAGCCGACGTTAACTTACAAGTCGTTCGTGGATTTGTTAAAAGTGTTGGTGAACGAGCTGTCGGAGTTGAAATTCTAGAGTCTCTTAATCCAACGCAACAAATCGTAAAAGTAGTTGATGAAGAATTAACGAAAGTGTTAGGTTCTGAAGCAGTTGGTTTAAATAAATCACCAAAAATTCCAACAATTGTTATGATGGTTGGGTTACAAGGTGCTGGTAAAACAACTTTTACAGGTAAAATTTCAAACTTTCTGAAACAAAATGAAAAAGCCAGACCTTTACTAATTGCAGCTGACGTGTATCGTCCAGCCGCCGTTGATCAATTAAAAGTAATTGGTCAACAACTTGATATTCCTGTTTTTGAAATGGGAACTGACGTTGACCCAGTGGAGATTGTTCGCCAAGGTTTAGAACAAGCAAAAGAGAATAAAAACGACTATGTATTTATTGATACGGCAGGTCGTTTGCATATTGATGAAACTTTAATGGATGAGTTGAAACGTATAAAAGATTTTGCTCAACCAAACGACATCTTGCTAACAGTTGATGCGATGACTGGTCAAGATGCCGTAACAGTTGCTCAAAGTTTTGACGAGCAGCTAGATGTTACAGGGGTTGTGTTAACAAAACTTGATGGGGATACTCGTGGTGGTGCGGCACTCTCAATTCGAGCTATTACAGGAAAACCAATTAAATTTATAGGTACTGGTGAAAAATTAACAGATATCGAAGTATTCCATCCAGATAGAATGTCTAGTCGTATTCTTGGTATGGGGGATATGCTTACTCTAATTGAAAAAGCTCAAAAAGAATATGATGAAGAAAAAGCAGAAGAACTAGCGCAAAAAATGCGTGAAAATAACTTTGATTTTAATGATTTTATCGAGCAATTAGACCAAGTGATGGGCATGGGACCATTAGAAGATTTGATTAAAATGATTCCTGGAATGAACAATGTACCAGGTCTTGATCAATTACAAGTTGATCCAAAAGATGTGGCTCGTAAAAAAGCCATTGTGTTCTCAATGACTCCTGAAGAAAGAGAAAATCCAGATTTATTAAACCCAAGTCGTAGAAGACGTATAGCGGCAGGTTCTGGTAACTCAGTTGTTGAAGTAAATAGAATGATTAAACAATTTAATGAATCACGTAAAATGATGCAACAAATGACTAAAGGTAATATGCCAGCTGGACTTGAGAATATGATGGGTGGCGGAGTCAAAGGCAAACTTGGTAAAATGGCCATGAACAAAATGATGAAAAAGAACAAGAAAAAAATGAAAAACAAGAACAAAAAGAAAAAGAAAAAATAA
- the ftsE gene encoding cell division ATP-binding protein FtsE: protein MIEMKKVTKKYSNGTTAIRNLSITINQGEFVYVVGPSGAGKSTFIKLMYREEVATKGTLNVCGYDLLTIKNRNVPYLRREIGIVFQDYKLLPQKTVYENVAYAMQVIGKKPREVKRRVLEVLDLVGLKHKVRVFPDELSGGEQQRVAIARAIVNTPKVLIADEPTGNLDPENSWEIMELLERINNQGTTVVMATHNSTIVNEIRHRVLAIENGRITRDQDEGDYGYDD from the coding sequence ATGATAGAAATGAAAAAAGTAACAAAAAAATACTCCAATGGGACAACAGCCATTCGTAACTTATCTATCACTATCAATCAAGGTGAGTTTGTATATGTCGTTGGTCCAAGCGGGGCAGGTAAATCAACTTTTATTAAATTGATGTACCGAGAAGAAGTCGCGACAAAAGGGACACTTAATGTGTGTGGTTATGATTTATTAACAATAAAAAATCGAAATGTACCATACTTACGTCGCGAAATAGGTATCGTGTTTCAAGATTATAAATTATTACCACAAAAAACAGTCTATGAAAATGTTGCCTATGCTATGCAAGTAATCGGTAAAAAACCGCGTGAAGTAAAACGCCGTGTTTTAGAAGTACTAGACTTAGTTGGGTTAAAGCATAAAGTACGTGTGTTCCCAGATGAATTATCAGGTGGGGAACAACAACGTGTGGCGATTGCTAGAGCCATCGTTAATACACCTAAAGTATTAATTGCTGATGAACCAACAGGGAACCTTGACCCAGAAAATTCTTGGGAAATTATGGAATTATTAGAAAGAATCAATAATCAAGGGACTACGGTCGTCATGGCTACGCACAATAGCACTATCGTAAATGAAATCCGTCATCGCGTGTTGGCTATAGAAAATGGACGTATTACAAGAGACCAAGATGAGGGGGATTATGGCTACGATGATTAG
- a CDS encoding Cof-type HAD-IIB family hydrolase yields MKTIVLDIDGTLLTTQKTITEATKNCLIDLQQKGNKLILASGRPTTGMLQLSDELKMAEYDGLLVSYNGSKVIDCHTNMELFNQAMSIEEGKAVLEHMKQFKVSPMIDKDDYMFVNDVFGCVIDYKDAPFNVIEYESRGGHYKLCEKDDLAEFLDYRINKILTAGEPNYLAENYKKMMEPFKDTLNCVFTADFYFESTAKGIDKAKALDTVLRPLGIFPEDVIAFGDGHNDRTMLEYAGVGVAMENAVKELKDSSDITTKSNDEDGIVHFFNELFG; encoded by the coding sequence ATGAAAACAATTGTATTAGATATAGATGGAACATTATTAACCACACAAAAAACTATTACGGAAGCAACGAAAAATTGTTTGATTGACTTGCAACAAAAAGGAAATAAATTGATTTTGGCATCAGGTAGACCAACTACAGGGATGCTACAATTATCTGACGAGTTAAAAATGGCTGAATATGATGGATTACTTGTATCTTATAATGGTTCAAAAGTGATTGATTGCCATACAAATATGGAATTATTTAATCAGGCAATGAGTATTGAAGAGGGAAAAGCGGTCTTAGAACACATGAAACAGTTTAAAGTGTCACCTATGATAGATAAAGATGATTACATGTTTGTGAATGATGTTTTTGGGTGCGTGATTGATTATAAAGATGCACCATTTAATGTTATTGAATATGAATCTCGTGGTGGTCATTATAAATTGTGTGAAAAAGATGATTTGGCTGAGTTTCTAGATTATCGAATTAATAAAATTTTGACAGCAGGAGAACCTAATTATTTAGCTGAAAATTATAAAAAAATGATGGAACCTTTCAAAGATACATTAAATTGTGTCTTTACGGCAGATTTTTATTTTGAATCTACGGCAAAAGGTATCGATAAAGCAAAGGCTTTGGATACTGTTTTACGCCCATTAGGAATTTTTCCAGAAGATGTCATTGCTTTTGGTGATGGTCATAATGATAGGACTATGCTTGAATACGCAGGTGTTGGAGTAGCAATGGAAAATGCGGTGAAAGAGTTGAAAGATTCTTCAGACATTACCACAAAATCAAATGATGAAGATGGTATTGTCCATTTTTTTAATGAATTATTTGGTTAG
- a CDS encoding putative DNA-binding protein: MEIEKTNRMNALFEFYSTLLTEKQMNYIELYYADDFSLGEIAEEYDVSRQAVYDNIKRTEKLLETYEKKLHLYSNYVVRQEMIDEIKSLLKESYPETEKIKALLDNIQEIEEE; this comes from the coding sequence ATGGAAATCGAAAAAACAAATCGAATGAATGCTTTATTTGAGTTTTATTCAACTCTTTTAACTGAAAAACAAATGAATTATATTGAATTATATTATGCTGATGATTTTTCTCTAGGGGAAATTGCGGAAGAATATGATGTAAGTAGGCAAGCTGTCTATGACAATATAAAACGTACTGAAAAATTGCTAGAAACATATGAGAAAAAATTACATTTATATTCAAATTATGTGGTTAGACAAGAGATGATTGATGAAATTAAATCATTACTTAAAGAGTCTTATCCCGAAACAGAGAAAATTAAAGCATTATTAGATAATATTCAAGAAATAGAAGAAGAGTAG
- the whiA gene encoding DNA-binding protein WhiA, whose translation MSFASDVKKELTTLEVHKEHAKAELAALIRMNGSVTLANRQFVLNVQTENAAIARRIYTLLKDHYEVNSELLVRRKMKLKKNNVYIVRLKQGTKEILNDLEIMDGVMFNTHVSDNIMGNEQKMRSYLRGAFLAGGSVNNPETSRYHLEIYSMYEEQCLDLCEMLKFYGLNGRVVERRTGFITYLKGAEEIADFLVLVGATNAMLKFEDVRIVRDLRNSVNRLMNCENANMNKTADAAKRQIENIKLIKDTVGLEQLPEKLREVAEVRLENPEISLKELGEMIPSGPITKSGINHRIRKINEFANTLVETT comes from the coding sequence ATGTCTTTTGCATCGGATGTTAAAAAAGAACTGACAACACTAGAAGTTCATAAAGAACATGCAAAAGCGGAATTGGCAGCTTTAATTCGAATGAATGGTTCGGTGACATTAGCCAACCGACAATTTGTGTTAAATGTACAGACTGAAAATGCGGCAATAGCTAGACGGATTTATACATTATTAAAAGATCACTATGAAGTAAATAGTGAATTATTAGTACGTCGTAAAATGAAACTGAAAAAGAATAATGTGTATATTGTTCGATTGAAACAAGGGACAAAAGAAATATTAAATGATTTAGAAATCATGGATGGTGTGATGTTTAACACACATGTTTCAGATAATATTATGGGCAATGAACAAAAAATGCGATCTTATCTTCGTGGTGCATTTTTAGCTGGTGGTTCTGTTAATAATCCTGAGACAAGTCGCTATCACTTAGAAATTTATTCGATGTATGAAGAACAATGTCTTGATTTGTGTGAAATGCTAAAGTTTTACGGCTTGAATGGCCGTGTCGTTGAAAGACGTACTGGGTTTATTACTTATTTAAAAGGGGCAGAAGAAATTGCTGATTTCTTAGTCTTAGTTGGTGCGACTAATGCCATGCTTAAATTTGAAGATGTCCGTATTGTTCGTGATCTACGCAACTCAGTGAATCGCTTGATGAATTGCGAAAATGCCAATATGAACAAAACAGCAGATGCGGCAAAACGCCAAATCGAAAACATAAAACTTATTAAAGATACAGTTGGTTTAGAGCAATTACCAGAAAAATTACGTGAAGTGGCTGAAGTAAGACTTGAAAACCCTGAAATTAGTTTGAAAGAACTGGGAGAGATGATTCCTTCTGGTCCAATCACTAAATCTGGCATCAATCATCGTATTCGAAAAATTAATGAATTTGCGAATACTTTAGTTGAAACGACTTAA
- the secA gene encoding preprotein translocase subunit SecA: MANFLKQLIENDKKDLKRLGHMADKIDKLAPQMSELSDEELKQKTEEFKARYAKGETLDDLLFEAFAVVREAAKRVLGLFPYKVQMMGGIVLHEGGIPEMKTGEGKTLTATMPVYLNALSGEGVHVVTVNEYLSTRDASEMGELYNFLGLTVGLNINSKSSDEKRVAYACDITYSTNNELGFDYLRDNMVVYKEQMVQRPLNFAVVDEVDSILIDEARTPLIISGQAEKSTAYYTRVDNFIKTLVEEEDYKIDVQSKTISLTEQGITKAEKNFDVSNLYDIENTSLTHYIDQSLRANYIMLRDIDYVVQEGKVLIVDQFTGRIMDGRRYSDGLHQAIEAKEGVEIEDETKTMANITFQNYFRMYKKLSGMTGTAKTEEEEFREIYNMQVIQIPTNKPIIRDDRADLLYPTLSSKFQAVVKDIKERHENGQPVLVGTVAVETSELLSDLLTKEKVPHQVLNAKNHFKEAEIIMNAGQKGAVTIATNMAGRGTDIRLGAGVREAGGLAVIGTERHESRRIDNQLRGRAGRQGDPGMSQFYLSLEDDLMKRFGSERIKVFLDRMKLEDEDAVIQSKMLSKQVESAQKRVEGNNYDTRKNVLQYDDVMREQREVIYKQRREVIMSDVDLEPVLLGMVERTIGRYVDGHTQGEKKNWNLEGLVDFVGSTITHEDAISFADFENKTPEEMKAFIYDKAKAIYEEKAEILSSEEQLIEFQKVVILRVVDTKWTDHIDAMDQLRESIGLRAYGQNNPLVDYQTEGYDMFNNMVGSIEYEVTRLFMKSEIRQNVQREQVAQGEAVKPTVEQGQVSNDEKKQPIRVDEKIGRNDLCPCGSGKKYKNCHGKPS, encoded by the coding sequence ATGGCTAATTTTTTAAAGCAATTAATTGAAAATGATAAAAAAGATTTAAAACGCTTAGGTCATATGGCTGATAAAATTGATAAACTAGCACCACAAATGTCAGAGTTATCAGATGAAGAATTAAAACAAAAAACTGAGGAATTTAAAGCACGTTATGCTAAAGGTGAAACACTAGATGATTTACTTTTTGAAGCTTTTGCCGTAGTAAGAGAAGCAGCAAAACGTGTATTGGGACTATTTCCATATAAAGTACAGATGATGGGGGGGATTGTGTTACACGAAGGTGGTATTCCAGAGATGAAAACCGGTGAAGGTAAAACATTGACTGCCACTATGCCTGTATATTTAAATGCATTATCTGGTGAAGGGGTGCATGTTGTAACTGTAAATGAGTACTTATCAACACGTGATGCGAGTGAAATGGGTGAATTATATAATTTCCTTGGATTAACAGTTGGTTTAAATATTAATTCAAAATCTTCTGACGAAAAACGTGTGGCCTACGCCTGTGACATCACTTACTCAACAAACAATGAATTAGGATTCGACTACTTAAGAGATAACATGGTTGTCTATAAAGAACAAATGGTTCAACGGCCATTAAACTTTGCAGTAGTGGATGAGGTCGATTCAATCTTAATTGATGAGGCAAGAACACCATTGATTATTTCTGGACAAGCAGAAAAATCAACGGCTTATTATACAAGAGTTGATAACTTCATTAAAACATTAGTTGAAGAAGAAGACTATAAAATTGATGTTCAATCTAAAACAATTAGTCTAACTGAGCAAGGGATTACTAAAGCAGAAAAAAACTTTGATGTAAGTAACTTATACGATATTGAAAACACATCATTAACTCATTATATTGATCAATCACTTCGTGCAAACTACATTATGTTACGAGATATTGATTATGTGGTACAAGAAGGAAAAGTACTAATTGTTGATCAATTCACAGGTCGTATCATGGATGGTCGTCGTTATTCGGATGGTCTTCATCAAGCAATTGAAGCTAAAGAAGGCGTTGAAATTGAAGATGAAACAAAAACAATGGCAAATATTACATTCCAAAACTACTTCCGTATGTATAAAAAGTTATCAGGAATGACTGGTACGGCGAAAACAGAGGAAGAAGAGTTTAGAGAAATCTATAACATGCAAGTTATTCAGATTCCGACAAACAAACCAATCATTCGTGATGATAGAGCGGATTTATTATATCCAACTTTATCAAGCAAATTCCAAGCTGTAGTAAAAGATATTAAAGAGCGTCATGAAAATGGTCAACCAGTCTTAGTCGGTACTGTAGCGGTTGAAACATCAGAATTATTATCTGATTTATTAACAAAAGAAAAAGTACCTCATCAAGTCTTAAACGCGAAAAACCACTTTAAAGAAGCGGAAATCATTATGAATGCTGGTCAAAAAGGCGCAGTAACAATCGCGACAAACATGGCTGGACGTGGTACGGATATTCGTTTAGGAGCAGGGGTTCGTGAAGCAGGAGGACTTGCTGTTATTGGTACAGAACGTCATGAATCTCGTCGTATTGATAACCAGTTACGTGGACGTGCGGGTCGTCAAGGAGATCCGGGTATGTCTCAGTTCTATTTATCATTAGAAGATGATTTAATGAAACGTTTTGGTTCTGAAAGAATTAAAGTATTCTTGGATCGCATGAAATTAGAAGACGAAGATGCCGTTATTCAAAGTAAAATGTTATCAAAACAAGTAGAATCAGCGCAAAAACGTGTTGAAGGGAATAACTACGATACACGTAAAAACGTCTTACAATACGATGATGTTATGCGTGAACAACGTGAAGTTATCTATAAACAACGTCGTGAAGTAATCATGTCAGATGTTGACTTAGAACCAGTATTATTAGGAATGGTTGAGAGAACAATTGGTCGTTATGTTGATGGTCACACTCAAGGAGAGAAAAAAAATTGGAATCTTGAAGGTCTAGTTGATTTTGTTGGTTCAACAATCACTCATGAAGATGCGATTAGTTTTGCTGACTTTGAAAATAAAACACCTGAAGAGATGAAAGCATTTATCTATGATAAAGCCAAAGCTATTTACGAAGAAAAAGCTGAAATCTTAAGCAGTGAAGAACAACTGATAGAATTCCAAAAAGTTGTTATTCTAAGAGTAGTTGATACAAAATGGACTGACCATATAGATGCAATGGATCAATTGAGAGAATCAATTGGCTTACGTGCATACGGTCAAAATAATCCATTGGTTGATTACCAAACAGAAGGATATGACATGTTCAACAATATGGTTGGGTCTATCGAGTATGAAGTAACACGTTTGTTCATGAAATCAGAAATTAGACAAAATGTTCAACGTGAACAAGTTGCTCAAGGTGAAGCGGTAAAACCAACTGTTGAACAAGGTCAAGTATCTAACGATGAGAAGAAACAACCGATTCGTGTTGACGAAAAAATCGGACGCAATGATTTATGTCCATGTGGCAGTGGCAAGAAGTATAAAAATTGCCATGGTAAACCATCATAA
- a CDS encoding gluconeogenesis factor YvcK family protein, with protein sequence MKTYRIRKPKIVVIGGGTGLPVILHGLRDQSADITAIVTVADDGGSSGLLRQSINMSPPGDLRNVLVALSDMPQMYEDIFQYRFKEEDNFLANHTIGNLIIAAMSEMKNSTYEAIQLLSKFMHVDGHIYPASEQSMTLHAKFSDGSNATGESVIAKERKKIDYVYVTNTADGKPVKPARKVISSIREADMIVLGPGSLFTSILPNLMIKELGEAVCKSEAEVVYICNIMTQKGETEHFSDAEHVKVLHNHLGKQFIDTVLVNTEPIPEDYIDPDVYDEYLLQVKHDFKGLRDEGCRVISADFLELKDGGVFHDRAKVVDELFRLVFGAKY encoded by the coding sequence ATGAAAACGTATCGCATAAGAAAACCTAAAATTGTTGTGATTGGTGGGGGAACGGGCTTACCAGTCATATTACATGGTTTGAGAGATCAAAGTGCTGATATTACAGCAATTGTGACCGTAGCAGATGATGGTGGAAGTAGTGGGCTTCTACGTCAAAGCATTAATATGAGTCCTCCTGGCGATTTGAGAAATGTTCTTGTAGCTCTATCTGATATGCCACAAATGTATGAAGATATTTTTCAGTATCGATTTAAAGAAGAAGATAATTTTTTAGCGAATCATACGATAGGAAATCTAATTATCGCTGCGATGTCTGAGATGAAAAATAGTACTTATGAAGCAATTCAGTTATTAAGTAAATTTATGCATGTTGACGGGCATATTTATCCAGCAAGTGAGCAGTCAATGACGCTTCATGCTAAATTTTCAGATGGCAGTAATGCTACAGGTGAGAGTGTTATTGCAAAAGAAAGAAAGAAAATAGATTACGTATACGTAACCAATACAGCAGATGGTAAACCAGTAAAACCTGCTAGAAAAGTTATTTCAAGTATTCGTGAAGCAGATATGATTGTTCTTGGACCGGGTAGTTTATTTACGAGTATTTTACCTAACTTAATGATTAAAGAACTTGGCGAAGCTGTATGTAAGTCTGAAGCTGAAGTCGTTTATATTTGCAACATTATGACGCAAAAAGGAGAAACAGAGCATTTTTCTGATGCGGAACATGTAAAAGTATTACATAATCATTTAGGAAAACAATTTATTGATACTGTGTTAGTTAATACAGAACCAATACCTGAAGATTATATTGATCCTGATGTATATGACGAGTATTTATTACAGGTAAAACATGATTTTAAAGGATTGCGTGATGAAGGATGTCGCGTGATTTCTGCTGATTTTTTAGAATTAAAAGACGGCGGCGTTTTCCATGACCGAGCAAAAGTTGTAGATGAGCTGTTTCGTTTGGTTTTTGGAGCTAAATATTAG